The genomic DNA CAGCGTTTAATCCGGTGATTTAATTGCCACAATTCGCAGAAAAACCGTGACTATATTTctcgtattattttttaacactATAACTACATACTTAGGCGCGAGTAAAATATAAGTATCAATGAAATGAAAGTAAGATGCATgcgaaaaaatgtataatgcaAAGAGAAAAACAAGCtttattttccaaaaaatttttttaatgatacgttgtacgtatataatattcatacCTATACAATGTCGTCCATCGGGAGCCAAAGTATAACCATAAGGACAAATGCACCTGAAAGAACCAGGCGCATTGTGACACCGGAACGCGCACTGGTTGCCGATTTCCAGACACTCGTTCACATCTTCGCAAACTTGATTTACTCCAGGAGTGAATCCTTCGTTACAGGTACACTCGAAACCACCGTCAATATTCGTGCACGTTCCATTGCCACAGATATTTTGTTGGGACAAGCATTCGTTATTATCAATGCAACGCCTGCCACTTGCATCTAATACGTATCCAGAGGGACACTCACACCGGAAAGAACCATCAGTGTTGATACACTCGCCACCGACACAGGCGTCTGGCATGAACAGACATTCGTTCAAGTCAATCCCTGTGTCATCTCTGCCTGGTCCCTCCGGACATAATCTTTTGAATTCCtctgtataaaaaaatgtacacaaaaatttaattagatTTAATTATCTATCGTAGTTCATCCTATGTATTTTGTTCTATTGTTTAATTAATGATTTTGATCATCgttttattcttaaaaaaattatttataatggaAGAAATACCGCTGTTTTCTGGAGGACACTCTTCGCAGTATTTTCCCCACGCTTTTCCCATAGTGCAACAACAATGTTTTTTAGTCATCGCGCCTGTTCGAGGAGAAGAACATCGTGCACCGTGTCTTATATACCGATCGTAACAGAGTTCTTCTCTGACGTCGATGCACCGCATCGAATTTGGTTTGTCGCTTAGTTTGTATCCAACAGGACATTCACAGATCACTCCTCCTTCTGTATTAATGCAGCGACCATTTTCACAAATTCCTTGCGTCTCCTCGCATTCGTCCACATCTGACATATAAATTCcaattataattgaaatattcgaatcacGTTACGTAGTCTGCTGAATACTTTACTCACCGACGCACTTCTTTCTCGTGTGATCCAACTCGTAACCCGGAGGGCAGTTGCATATGTACGATCCCATCAAGTTCTGACATTTTCCTGGTGACGGACAGAGTCCAGGAATCTGATGCAATTATTCgttttgtgatattttcaaCAAGATTTCAGTCAGTTACGGTATTGGATTAGATAGAATCGTGAAAAGTTTTGTTCCTACGAACAACTTACTTCGTGACACTCGTCGATGTCTCTACAGTGCTGACCATCTTGGGCCAACACATAGCCATCAGCACATTCACAGTTGAAAGCGCCAATTGTATTTCGACATCTTCCATTGCGACATAGGAATGGCATTATTCGACACTCGTCGATGTCTGTTCAAAAAGTTTAGACATTTTAAATCTGCGAAATAAGAGCAGAAGAATTCTGtggataaaatagaatttaccaGCGCAATCATTATTAGGGCTTAGCTTGAATCCTTGATAGCAGATGCATTTGTACGATCCAAGTGTATTTACGCAAGTTCCATTGTTGCAAATATTCGGATTGCGTTGACACTCGTCGATGTCCACGCAGTTATCTCTATCTCTCGTTAATGCGAAACCAAGACGGCAGACGCACTGGAAGCTACCTTGCAAGTTGTTACATGCACCATTGTTGCAAATTCCGGGTCGTTCGTAGCACTCGTCGATGTCCACACAGTCTCGTTGGCTGAGGCTTAGTTTGTATCCTGCTGGGCAAACGCATTCGAAGTAACCTTGCTTGTTTATACATTGCGCGTTGCCACTGCAAGGATTTGGAATcttgaatgaaaaaataaaatagttgaataaaaatattttaagaaatgtaCCTAAATAGAAATAGCCATCCAacgaaagaaattattcaatCAACACtgaaaaatatacgtataactAAAAtgtgatatatattatatgtaatatcggGGCCAtaaggcctaaggtatcggccgaaccataaacaaaGTACCGTTCATTATCAATGTACTGTTAGGTCTTTTTAAGTGGACAATTTTCGTGAAAAGGCTGCGTGACCTTGACCACGGCCTTCGGGATACCTGTTCCGAAGGACGGAAAAAGGTAAAGAGACGTTAGGGAGAGTGTTAGTTGAGATGCCGGAGTGAACGGATGCCAAGAGCGTGTAGAGTGTGGAGAGTGTGGAGAGCGTGTGGAGTGTGCGGAGTGGGCAGAGTTTGAATTGGGAAGCAGAAAGCCGCATGCGAGAATAGAACGTagaacagcattgtaatcatttcgttgctcctaataatatatattaaatcaaaacatcattacttgtcctttctctctaagacccatttggatactacatatataatataataataaagatataattgaatttttgttaTCACTTGATTCCTAACTTTTTACATTTAAGGCAATAGTACTTATAgatcgaaaattatttaaaagattttattACGTTGTTTTACCTGCAAACATTCATTTTCATCGATACACTGATGCGAATCCTGATCATACACGTATCCTCGATCACACTGGCACTCAAAACTGCCAGGAGTATTCATGCAACGACCGTGAGTGCACATTGTTGGCATAAGAGCGCACTCGTCGATTTCTTCCGTATGATTCGTTATGGGATTCATTATTTGGCCTGGTACCATGCCACATAGAATGTCGTGCTCTCCTAAACGATATATTTAATCTTAATAATTAGAGGTTAATTCGTATTAATATGACAATAATTATTAAGCGAGATGTGATGGAAATTCAAAAAGCAGGacatcgatattttattaaactctCTAATGGGTAtcttattaaaaagtttttcgGATCTCACGAGTTCTATCAGCTGGACATTTCTCACAAGGACTTCCCCATGCAGCTCCCATGGAACAGCAGCACAACATTTTCGTTTGTGGTTGCATCATGGGATTGAAACATTGACCATCCTCGTAATTTAGGTAACACGATTCCTTTCTCATATCGACACATTCCTCTGGGAAAATATTCAAGTTTATTAAATGTCGGAAATTttgttacatatataataacacGAATGATGTTTGCTTACTTCCTCCTGGCATTGCCATATATCCTTCTGGACATTCGCAATGATATTTTCCTTGATCATTGATACAGCGACCTACTCCGCATATTTGTGGATGCAAAGCACATTCATCTATGTCTATACAGATGCAAATAATTAAGCTATAAGTTTCTTCAGATCCAAAGtacttaataattaaaataattaaattcaatgATACCTATACAGCTGGTTTTAGTGTCATCTAAAATAAAGCCCTCGTTGCAGGAGCACATAAAGCTACCAAAAGTATTAGTACAATGACCATTCTGACAAATATTCTCGTGTTCCTCGCATTCGTTGATGTCCTCTAAAATGACAGTCTCCTGATTGGGTCTGTACCCGGAACCACCGGGACATAATTCCTCGAATTCTTTGGTTCCAGCGCGAGGACACTCCTCGCAGCGATTTCCCCAAGCGTTGCCAATACTGCAGCAACAGGTCGCTTTGGTAACTGAAGAAGCTACGTCGAAGATGCACTGCGGTCTTCCGGTACCGTGTTCGAAGCCGGTGAAACACGTTGATTTTCGTCTATCTGTAatattaaattcactttaaaaatttgtagaagTTGACAGAATTTTGGACATCCGATGCAGACGacgaaaatatttatctttttaagtGAAAGatgattctttttttaaatattgtaaaatattacaattagtACAAATGGAtaaattttatacgaatatCAGTTTCCATCACCAAAATTTCCActtatttccatttcttttgcTGCTCTGAATGCACTGATTTAAGAAGTTAATTCTTAGAAAAATCAATGTAAAAAGAGTCACTTACCTACACAGGCGTTTCCAGCTTCGACTAACTCGTAATAAGGCGGACACTTGCAAATATATTTCCCCTGAGTATTTATGCACGTGCCATACTGACACGACTGTGGATTCTCACATTCATCGATATCTGTACAATTTCCACCTGAACCATCCAACTTGTAGCCTTCGTTGCACTCGCAGCGGAACATACCGAATATATTCTCACACCGCCCAAATACACAGAGATTACTGAACATCTCGCACTCGTTTATATCCACACAAGTTTGCTCGTTATTTTCGTCAGGATGCATGAAGCCCATTTCACATTCACATCGAAATGATCCAGGGTAATTGAGACAGTGTCCATTTTCACAGAGAGTATTGTCATTGGCGCATTCGTCGATGTCCTTGCAGGCATAGCCATCGCCTCTAAAGCCAGCGTCACAGACGCACTAAAACAATTAGAaatctttttctaatttcttttatttgcttATGCAATAAAATTGATTATAATAGCGATCCTCTAATTGTTTCgaacatgtatgtataatattgaaTACGAGAATTCTATTTGCTTGAACTctatttattgaaaatgttaCGTATTGCTTGATTAAATGAATTTCTACTGACTGATCCAATTCTTGaacttatattatttaaataaaaaatcatatatGTGTGAAGAAttgataaaattctatattattattattagttatatcaACTACTCATTCTCCAATATATGTGTATGCGTAGGTTCGGATAAATATCATTCCACTGTATCTTATTTGATTTATATAATGTGTACCTTAAAGGATCCCTCGGTATTTATACACTGCGCATTAGAATCGCATCCTCCGTTATTTGTTAGACACTCATTGATATCTCTGCACTCAACTCCATTCCCTACAAAACCTTCATGACACGTGCACTCATATGAACCTTGTGTGTTCTGACATTCCGCGAATTCGCTACAGGAATACGCGTTTAAGAGACATTCATCATCGTCGGTACATCCTGGACCTTGGTCTGGCTTCACCGAATATCCTTCTTCGCATCGACAATTGTAAGAACCAATGGTATTGTAACATTCACCATAGCCACAAATGTTTGGCCGTGTGGTGCACTCGTCGACATCTGAACAGTTATAACATCTGGGTAATTAAATGTTTGAGATTTTGAAACTTGACTAATCTCAAGACTACACTTACCAATGCAAGAGGCACTATCCTTGCCAGGAATTAATCCATCGGTGCAAGTACATATGTAGCCGCCAGCTATATTAGTGCATTTTCCTCCGTTACAGATTCGCGGGTTTTCTTTACATTCGTCGATGTCCACGCACGATCGACCATCGAGATTCAACGCGAATCCAGTGCTGTTTAAATGAAAGATGGTTTACTATATATTAGAATATGCTCATATTCGTTTAGATgtctaaattaatttttagaatttaacTTCATTCCTAATTTCACCCATTTTTTAAAACACCATACTATTTCTATTACAAgcgaattatatttacattcgcaagaattaaaattttaaccaACTCTCATTTCCATAACGATAGAAATTTCTGATTAAAGAAAATTCACCTGCAAGAACAAGAGAAGCTTCCAGGCATGTTCAGGCAGATGTCCTCGCAGCCACCGTTATTGGTAGCGCATTCGTTTATGTCTTCGCAGTGAGACTTCAATCCAGTTTGCTGATAACCATCGTCGCATATGCACTGATAAGTGCCCATCATGTTCTCGCAAACGCCGTTCGAACAGATCCCACTGGTTCTCGAGCACTCGTCGATATCCTTGCAGGACTGCTTGTCAGGACTCAGCTCGTGACCAGGCGGGCATTGACACTTGAAGCTGCCCTCGGTGTTGATGCAGGTTCCTCCTCGACACAGTCCTGGTATCTCCTCGCATTCGTTTATATCTGAAATACGTCATGTTTGCGGATCAATACGATGAGTCGTATTTTGAACACTTGGTTTGAGAAATGAAATCTTCTTATCTTCTTAGTATGAGAGTGTGTTAAGAGATTAATTTCACGTTACATACCCAtgcaaattttcattatatcgCTGCTGCGATATCCAGGATTGCAATCACATTGAAAATTGCCAGGCGTATTTCTGCAGGTCCCGTTTCCGCACACTCCATGCATGATCTCGCACTCATCGATGTCTGTACAAGTAACGAGATTCAAacattatacaaaacatttttatacaatttcatttaaCGTTAATATAAGAAGTCAAACAGTATTTAAATTTAGATAAACGCCTTAAACACtctgtaatttaaattttcaacgaaGATAATATACATCATAACTCTGTAACACGATTGAAAGTTAGTAAACTGCAAACACACGAATGAACAAATATAGTATCACTTTCAGCAGTGTAATATCTTCAGCAGTGTATAAATATCTAACTCACCGTTACATTTAATTCCATGTTCGTCCAATGCAAAACCCTGGTTACACTTGCAACTGAAACTGCCAACCGTGTTCTTGCATCTTCCGTTTAGACACATTCCAGGAAACTCGATACATTCGTTGATGTCCTGTTTGTCTGTAAAACCGTCTCCTCTTGGGCATAGTTCTTGATGCGCGTGAGTACCTGGTTTTGGACAGGATTCGCATCTTTCGCTACCCCATGCACGACCCACAGAACAGCAACACAGACTCTTAGAAAATTGTCCTTCTATCGCATTTGTGCATTGTCCATGGCGATAGTCCAAGTAACAAGTCTCTTGCCTCGTGTCTATGCAAGTGATATCTGTACAAAAAATAGATCAACGCTTActcgtacaaaaatatatttaaaaaaataaatatataactagaaaataaatattatgttagaAAAAGTACATGTTTTCATATCTAAGTAAAAAGACAagaatatttctttcaattttatttttcagaacTCACGCGTTGCATCTAAAGTTAAACCAGGAGGACATTCGCAACGATAAGATCCATCGGTGTTCACGCACGTGCCTCCACCTTTGCAGATACCACTGTTTAATTCGCATTCGTTTACGTCCACGCAGTCTTTCCCGCCGAATTTCGCGTAACCCTTAGAACATTCGCAGATTGAACGGTCGCAGAGTTCGCACGGGCTTCCCCAGGCTACACCCACCGAGCAACAGCACTCAGATTTCAGTGCTAGTCTGGGCAAATTGTACTCGCATCGACCATCTATCATCTTGGTCCAGCAGGAACCTCTCCTGTTGTCTgagagaaattttaattatattttcgttcttttattttaattaaattttaattaaatttatttaaaggaaataaaaattaacagatgTTTGATCTGATTTACAAAGAGGCTGCAAAGTATTTTCTAAAGTTCAATCAGTCTCTTagtttctatatattatatcactTTTACATAATACCATCTCACTCCCTTCAgtactaaataaaaataaaaaatctgtaCTCAGAATTTACTTCTTCAATTATCTTTATGAAAACATAAAATCTCATAGACATATCAATCTACTAATAAGTTTCCATACTTCcaattttttgttaattattcaatatatatgttaaatattataccCATGCAAATATGACCAGTGTGATCCAGAACGTATCCAGGAGAACACTCGCACTCGTAGGAACCCGGAACATTTACACAGATTCCGTTCAAACAAACATCTGGTCCAAGTTCCTCGCACTCGTCGATGTCCTCACACATATGGTTGCCCGTGTTGAATCTCGTGCCAGTCGGACAAACACACTGTTCGAATATCATGCTTAAATGTTTCAATTGGTCAGAGCGTATCTTCCGACGAATTGTTACACCTACTCAAAGATTGGTTCAACACGCGAGTATTTACTTGCCTGGAAGCTCCCAGGGATGTTTCGACATTGACCACCACTGCACAATGACTCCTCCAGTTCACATTCGTTGATATCGCTACAAACTTTTCCTGTAGCATCTACCTCGTAACCACTATCGCAGATGCAACGATAGGTTCCCATGAGATTCTCGCAGCCACCGTTCACACAGATATTCGGATTCTGTGCGCACTCGTTGATATCTATGTTAAGGAACAAGAGAGTAGGTTGACTaatcataatttattaaattattgctATTAATTTAGAAGATATATCTCAATGCTGTCTACATTCTATCTacaattagtatttatgtaatttgATACTCTTATAAATATGaagaaatggaatctaaatAGGAATTTACCTCTTCTGCCAAATATTGTAACTAGTAATTTACCTTTGTTAGTTTATATACTTCTGcagatatacatttttatttctatactttgtacttatttatattttaacatagAAATTTTTCATAAGTACAGGAAgaagaattattttcttattaatttcgGTAATTACCATCTCCATTGTAAGTCATTCCTGCGCCATGTGGACACAAAGCGTCGAATTCGCTGGTACCCGGCAGTGGACAGGGTTGACATGTGCTTCCCCAGCCCATAGGTTGTCCTAGTATTACAGTACAACAGCAGCAACTTGATTTTGTTACTGCTGTCGATGTAGGATTCGAGCATTGTCCGTCTCTGTACTGGGAATAGCATAGGTCTCTCCTCGTATCTGATAATAGTTAGAATATTTCCATGTAAATTAGctaaaactttttttaattaaaaactagAAAATAAATCAAGACTAACCTAAACAAGATCTTCCATCTGGTCCCAGATTCAATCCAGAATAACACTCACATCGGAAGCTACCAGGAGTATTGGTGCAGCGACCATTTTGGCACGGGCCACTCAAGCACTCGTCGATGTCTAGTCAACGATAAAATCTTTACTTTTCCAATATCAGAGTtggaaaaaatttcatttacgaaGAAATAAGAATACACACCGATGCAGTGACTCTGGTCCGGTCCAATTCGGAAGCCAGAATCGCAGACACATTTGAAGGATCCCTCCATATTCACGCATTTTCCATTCTCACACATTCCACTTGTTGAACACTCATCCATGTCTACGCAGAACGTATTATCTCGAGAGGCTGTAAATCCAGATTGACAAATACAATGATACGATCCTGGTGTGTTTTCGCATCGACCGTTTAAACAAA from Bombus terrestris chromosome 11, iyBomTerr1.2, whole genome shotgun sequence includes the following:
- the LOC100643855 gene encoding fibrillin-2, which gives rise to MTPPAKMPNVALILATWLLLIVPRDVSSTGQRYTTSPTQDLDNTLQSVPPVGPNVCRSRYKNYCCPGWSKKPETGLCVIPICVRRCGPLGRCIRPNICLCDGGTVSSSCSSSQTKVTTHETGNALDRGESGRCRVHCINGNCVDGKCQCRNGYQGEFCNEPICREPCLNQGRCIGPDRCACIYGYTGRRCETDYRTGPCYTKVKNGQCLANLQGVVCTRQLCCATVGKGWGHPCERCPARLDCELGHLKTNQGQCVDINECEAIPGLCEGGKCVNTPGSFTCECPDGQARDPETNSCKDRDECQEEGICADGRCINTNGGYYCLCNPGFIQSQDRRFCIDGRQGLCYTSVNRNGQCKNRLSMRLSKKDCCCGKNMGRGWGDECYICPNHGSDDYNRLCLQQLQPIIAINECALRPDICGNGKCIDTKDGYECACYPGFTKKAGRCEDVDECLLGYCQGGTCQNYEGSFTCECPPGFVVSGEGRYCTDHDECQDTGMCNNGHCINMNGSFKCKCNDGYTLSPTKNTCIDINECADNPRICLNGRCENTPGSYHCICQSGFTASRDNTFCVDMDECSTSGMCENGKCVNMEGSFKCVCDSGFRIGPDQSHCIDIDECLSGPCQNGRCTNTPGSFRCECYSGLNLGPDGRSCLDTRRDLCYSQYRDGQCSNPTSTAVTKSSCCCCTVILGQPMGWGSTCQPCPLPGTSEFDALCPHGAGMTYNGDDINECAQNPNICVNGGCENLMGTYRCICDSGYEVDATGKVCSDINECELEESLCSGGQCRNIPGSFQCVCPTGTRFNTGNHMCEDIDECEELGPDVCLNGICVNVPGSYECECSPGYVLDHTGHICMDNRRGSCWTKMIDGRCEYNLPRLALKSECCCSVGVAWGSPCELCDRSICECSKGYAKFGGKDCVDVNECELNSGICKGGGTCVNTDGSYRCECPPGLTLDATHITCIDTRQETCYLDYRHGQCTNAIEGQFSKSLCCCSVGRAWGSERCESCPKPGTHAHQELCPRGDGFTDKQDINECIEFPGMCLNGRCKNTVGSFSCKCNQGFALDEHGIKCNDIDECEIMHGVCGNGTCRNTPGNFQCDCNPGYRSSDIMKICMDINECEEIPGLCRGGTCINTEGSFKCQCPPGHELSPDKQSCKDIDECSRTSGICSNGVCENMMGTYQCICDDGYQQTGLKSHCEDINECATNNGGCEDICLNMPGSFSCSCSTGFALNLDGRSCVDIDECKENPRICNGGKCTNIAGGYICTCTDGLIPGKDSASCIDVDECTTRPNICGYGECYNTIGSYNCRCEEGYSVKPDQGPGCTDDDECLLNAYSCSEFAECQNTQGSYECTCHEGFVGNGVECRDINECLTNNGGCDSNAQCINTEGSFKCVCDAGFRGDGYACKDIDECANDNTLCENGHCLNYPGSFRCECEMGFMHPDENNEQTCVDINECEMFSNLCVFGRCENIFGMFRCECNEGYKLDGSGGNCTDIDECENPQSCQYGTCINTQGKYICKCPPYYELVEAGNACVDRRKSTCFTGFEHGTGRPQCIFDVASSVTKATCCCSIGNAWGNRCEECPRAGTKEFEELCPGGSGYRPNQETVILEDINECEEHENICQNGHCTNTFGSFMCSCNEGFILDDTKTSCIDIDECALHPQICGVGRCINDQGKYHCECPEGYMAMPGGKECVDMRKESCYLNYEDGQCFNPMMQPQTKMLCCCSMGAAWGSPCEKCPADRTREHDILCGMVPGQIMNPITNHTEEIDECALMPTMCTHGRCMNTPGSFECQCDRGYVYDQDSHQCIDENECLQIPNPCSGNAQCINKQGYFECVCPAGYKLSLSQRDCVDIDECYERPGICNNGACNNLQGSFQCVCRLGFALTRDRDNCVDIDECQRNPNICNNGTCVNTLGSYKCICYQGFKLSPNNDCADIDECRIMPFLCRNGRCRNTIGAFNCECADGYVLAQDGQHCRDIDECHEIPGLCPSPGKCQNLMGSYICNCPPGYELDHTRKKCVDVDECEETQGICENGRCINTEGGVICECPVGYKLSDKPNSMRCIDVREELCYDRYIRHGARCSSPRTGAMTKKHCCCTMGKAWGKYCEECPPENSEEFKRLCPEGPGRDDTGIDLNECLFMPDACVGGECINTDGSFRCECPSGYVLDASGRRCIDNNECLSQQNICGNGTCTNIDGGFECTCNEGFTPGVNQVCEDVNECLEIGNQCAFRCHNAPGSFRCICPYGYTLAPDGRHCIDVDECATPANNCKYQCKNLIGSFMCICPPGYQQIGMADECKDIDECAINSGLCRNGRCVNLEASYQCLCYDGFEQSPDGKSCIDRRIGYCFLQTIAGRCTTRASDVKTVTKADCCCTMGAAWGPYCEICPSKDSDNYNELCLDKGFSIDGQDIDECKTIPDLCRNGLCINTLGSYRCVCNKGYKADKSGTQCVDINECELTPRPCKYNCQNTEGSFICSCPAGFILNPDGVSCRDLDECATGNHLCQQNCINTQGSYTCGCQEGYTQDGDACHDINECDQAGTCPKPGTCINTLGSFRCICPRGFKLDQSGRVCVDQNECADDTACEHGCQNFMGSYRCGCPEGFVQHLYYNQCIDENECNTSPCGDNTCINTIGSYKCGCPDGYQFDSNLQICVQVSAGCIGSPCAFGCTPNGANGFICGCPTGYQRIGQGHCLSTINPLSQGHYGEDISNAPTFVINPDPYHIPPADDKTISTEGCFSCKVNGKGRHRRDSRSKSMDQELSARRNEIIKRRFARSAKRHHHGEEHVLKISLRQTRHRMRIIKLQPAVKDEDMEYTIVKGNNDNHFEIVNEHGISALHFRNRLKEPGQFRLVIHGRPRNGISEENEVWERPLTFRVHLIVTE